The Myxococcales bacterium genome includes a region encoding these proteins:
- a CDS encoding DUF1330 domain-containing protein has translation MVNLIKFREPDGRARFGDYSRLTAPLLEKAGTEVVYAAQAGPSLSGVDWDLVALVKFPNIDAFIEMIGSPLYQNEAGPLRKEALERTVWLVTQP, from the coding sequence ATGGTCAACTTAATCAAATTTCGAGAGCCCGACGGCAGAGCGCGCTTCGGAGACTACTCGCGTCTGACCGCTCCGCTGCTCGAAAAAGCGGGAACCGAGGTCGTCTACGCCGCGCAAGCGGGCCCGTCGCTTTCGGGCGTCGATTGGGACTTGGTGGCTCTGGTGAAGTTTCCAAACATCGACGCCTTCATCGAGATGATTGGAAGCCCGCTATATCAAAACGAGGCGGGCCCACTGCGCAAAGAAGCACTAGAGCGAACCGTTTGGCTCGTGACGCAGCCCTAA
- a CDS encoding alpha/beta hydrolase, producing MQRTRGFMNLVFDVVEETTCLIERTHDAVVERWARRFAAIEPARSTARVVTGVQTALSGGVFESIRIVNRITRSAVNAVADLAEVRLHQSLDSGVVELATPIRSTAAGTASWNVDYLQSSLNGFWGDYLSRRRSLLDLGMTVRHHGRPLPMTPKALAAAYSNPTSKVCVFVHSLAATEWLWSLSSEAHYGDPDVTFGTRLRDDLGFTPIYLRYNTGRHISENGRALATLLTEVLAAYPIPIEEIVLVGHSMGGLVVRSAAHYARENDEPWLAQLRHVVCIGGPHLGAPLEKAVNLLTGVLRSVEAAGAQVPAELLDSRSSGVKDLRYGYTVDEEWAGKDPDEVLADARHDVPLVDGVGYYFLAATISRDPEHPVGQLLGDLLVRLPSASGEASEPVRRIPFSSGAVFPGISHIHIANHPDVYEALRDWIAA from the coding sequence GGTTCATGAATCTGGTGTTCGACGTGGTCGAGGAGACTACCTGTCTCATCGAGCGGACACATGATGCGGTCGTGGAGCGGTGGGCGCGGCGGTTTGCGGCGATCGAGCCGGCGAGGAGCACCGCGAGGGTCGTCACAGGTGTCCAGACAGCCCTATCCGGGGGCGTGTTCGAATCGATTCGGATAGTCAATCGGATCACTCGCAGCGCGGTGAATGCAGTCGCCGATCTTGCCGAAGTCCGCCTGCATCAATCTCTCGATTCTGGCGTCGTCGAGCTCGCGACACCGATCAGGTCGACGGCTGCGGGAACCGCGAGCTGGAACGTCGACTACCTCCAGTCTTCACTCAATGGATTCTGGGGCGACTACTTGAGCCGGCGGAGGAGTCTCCTCGATCTCGGCATGACGGTGCGCCATCACGGACGACCGCTTCCAATGACCCCGAAGGCTCTCGCTGCGGCCTATTCGAACCCGACGAGCAAAGTCTGCGTTTTCGTGCACAGCCTGGCCGCGACAGAGTGGCTGTGGAGCCTGTCCTCGGAGGCGCACTACGGCGATCCCGACGTGACCTTTGGCACGCGGCTTCGTGACGACCTCGGCTTCACGCCGATCTACCTGCGATACAACACGGGGCGACACATATCCGAGAATGGGCGCGCTCTGGCGACGCTGCTCACAGAGGTGTTGGCCGCGTATCCCATACCGATCGAAGAGATCGTGCTCGTCGGGCACAGCATGGGCGGCTTGGTCGTGCGGAGTGCGGCCCACTACGCGCGTGAGAACGACGAGCCCTGGCTCGCACAGCTGCGTCACGTCGTGTGTATCGGCGGTCCGCATCTCGGAGCGCCGCTCGAAAAAGCCGTGAACCTGCTCACCGGCGTACTGAGAAGCGTCGAGGCCGCCGGCGCGCAAGTTCCAGCCGAGCTGCTCGATTCCCGCAGCTCTGGCGTCAAAGACCTTCGTTACGGCTACACCGTAGACGAAGAGTGGGCCGGCAAGGATCCAGACGAGGTACTGGCCGATGCCCGACACGATGTGCCGCTGGTCGACGGGGTCGGGTACTACTTCCTCGCGGCGACGATCTCACGCGACCCGGAGCACCCGGTCGGCCAGCTCCTGGGCGACTTGTTGGTTCGGCTGCCGAGTGCATCCGGTGAAGCTTCCGAGCCCGTCCGCCGCATCCCCTTTTCGAGTGGGGCGGTGTTCCCCGGGATCAGTCACATCCACATCGCCAATCACCCCGACGTCTACGAGGCGTTGCGCGACTGGATCGCGGCATAG